The following proteins come from a genomic window of Chanos chanos chromosome 15, fChaCha1.1, whole genome shotgun sequence:
- the cfap298 gene encoding cilia- and flagella-associated protein 298, whose protein sequence is MVQLHVKRGDESQFLFNTTVDVSLETLIKEVTALYNGKLKVERICSEIPELADHGITLPPNMQGLTDDQVTDLKLRDEWEDKCVPGGGAVFNKDDTGRRNGHAPNQRMKDVLMKTVEEAKALISKKQVQANVCVTMEMVKEALDQLRGAVMIVYPMGLPPHDPIQMEFENKEDLTGTQASLQVIPEEEAQLWWASKEMQRGKKLQDYVGKNEKTKIVVKLQKRGQGAPAREPVVSEEEQKQMMLHYYRRQEELKKLDETDDDAYLNSEWSDRQALKRQFQGLADIKWRPK, encoded by the exons ATGGTCCAGCTTCACGTTAAACGCGGTGATGAGAGTCAGTTCCTTTTCAACACCACTGTTGATGTATCGCTGGAGACACTGATTAAAGAAGTCACAGCTCTCTATAACGGGAAGCTGAAAGTAGAGCGGATATGTTCAG AAATACCCGAGCTTGCGGATCACGGGATAACGCTTCCTCCGAACATGCAAGGGCTCACAGACGATCAGGTCACCGATCTGAAACTCAGGGATGAGTGGGAAGACAAGTGTGTCCCCGGCGGTGGTGCAGTCTTCAATAAGGATGACACTGGACGCAGAAATGGACACG CCCCAAATCAGAGAATGAAggatgttttaatgaaaactgtGGAAGAGGCCAAAGCTTTGATTTCAAAA AAACAAGTTCAAGCAAATGTTTGCGTTACCATGGAAATGGTGAAAGAGGCTTTGGACCAGCTCAGAGGTGCAGTCATGATTGTTTACCCAATGGGTCTACCTCCGCACGATCCGATCCAGATGGAATTTGAGAATAAAGAGGATCTAACTGGAACACAG GCGTCTTTGCAGGTGATACCGGAGGAAGAGGCTCAGTTATGGTGGGCAAGTAAAGAGATGCAGCGTGGGAAAAAATTGCAAGACTATGTGGGGAAAAACGAGAAAACGAAGATTGTGGTCAAATTACAAAAg AGGGGTCAGGGTGCACCGGCACGAGAGCCAGTGGTTAGTGAGGAGGAGCAGAAACAGATGATGTTACACTATTACAGACGACAGGAGGAACTCAAG AAACTGGACGAAACTGATGACGACGCCTACCTAAACTCCGAGTGGTCGGATCGGCAGGCGCTGAAAAGACAGTTTCAAGGGCTGGCAGATATCAAATGGAGACCCAAATAG
- the eva1c gene encoding protein eva-1 homolog C, translated as MISAEYMTCFRTHRPKCLVQILGVLLLWTKEVDGLADFSSYLSKIINSHSSHAYDGDLLLLRCPRHSTISIQSAFYGQTELRGRFGSWTPSRCKRDYHRCSAPAAFQKMLSECQGRRDCQLLVNHHAFGLDPCPGTPKHLHVTYKCKPTEHKEKVGCEGERLLLHCKHPKALVIYAAVYGRRAGEDSVCISERKEVSPFDCLYYGAVDIVTKLCYGRQRCFINVDNQHFRDPCSPGTTKHLTVFYSCVPQTLLKEADPNVFRTTSTPRQSTAKEELPAHPISARSPEKNAVVVSNYLMTYGYIKENLEMTALLFVSSVCMGLMLTLLAVSVKLSCSRGLNERKRTSRRTIRRNKSNNENDENDENDDDDDDDDSEDEGSDTVMDSSLLSEVARKVHHWEELTYTTEAAELMERIERRDLVIQEIWMNAYLNGTPC; from the exons ATGATCTCAGCGGAATACATGACGTGTTTCAGGACTCATCGACCCAAATGTCTTGTTCAGATACTTGGTGTTCTGCTTCTGTGGACCAAAGAAGTGGACGGATTGGCAGACTTCTCGA GTTATTTATCTAAAATTATCAATAGTCATTCGAGCCATGCGTACGATGGAGACCTGTTGTTGTTACGTTGCCCAAGACATTCTACCATATCAATCCAGTCTGCGTTTTATGGGCAAACAGAATTGCGGGGCCGCTTCGGCTCCTGGACACCCTCCCGCTGCAAGAGGGATTATCATCGCTGCTCAGCACCTGCCGCGTTTCAG AAGATGCTCTCAGAGTGTCAGGGACGGAGAGATTGTCAGCTGCTGGTGAACCATCACGCGTTCGGCCTCGACCCTTGCCCTGGCACCCCTAAACACCTCCATGTGACGTACAAGTGTAAACCCA ctGAACACAAGGAGAAAGTCGGTTGTGAGGGAGAGCGGCTCTTGTTGCACTGTAAGCATCCCAAAGCGCTGGTTATATATGCTGCCGTGTATGGAAGACGAGCGGGGGAGGACAGCGTCTGTATCTCTGAGAGGAAGGAGGTCTCTCCATTTG attgcTTGTACTATGGAGCTGTGGACATAGTGACAAAACTCTGTTATGGGAGGCAAAGGTGCTTTATAAACGTCGATAATCAGCATTTCAGAGACCCCTGTAGTCCAGGAACTACAAAACATCTCACTGTATTCTACTCCTGTG TTCCACAAACACTACTGAAAGAGGCAGATCCAAATGTTTTCAGGACTACCTCAACTCCCAGACAGAGTACCGCAAAAG AAGAGCTTCCTGCCCATCCCATAAGTGCCAGATCGCCAGAAAAGAATGCAGTCGTCGTGAGCAACTATCTGATGACATACGGCTACATCAAAG AAAACCTAGAGATGACGGCTCTACTCTTCGTctccagtgtgtgtatgggtttgatGCTAACCCTGCTAGCTGTCTCCGTGAAACTATCCTGCAGCAGGGGTCTCAATGAAAGAAAGCGAACCAGTAGGAGGACCATCAGgagaaacaaatcaaacaacGAAAACGATGAAAACGATGAAAacgatgacgacgatgatgacgacgacaGTGAGGATGAGGGCTCAGATACGGTGATGGACAGTTCCTTGTTGTCAGAGGTAGCCAGAAAAGTGCATCATTGGGAGGAATTGACTTACACCACAGAGGCTGCGGAGCTGATGGAGAGGATAGAGCGACGAGATTTAGTCATCCAGGAAATCTGGATGAACGCCTACCTCAATGGAACTCCGTGCTAA